The stretch of DNA CTTTTGGGTTACCTACTTGGCCTATATTAGCTATTATTGGAATAGATGAATTAATGGATATGGCTCGTACTACTGTAAATGTTATAGGAAATGGATTAGCAAGTTGTGTTATTGCTCGTTCAGAAGGAGAATTTGATGATAAGAAAATGTTAGATTATATAAAAAATGATTTTTGATAATTGTGAATTTTGAAAAAAAATATTTAGAAACAATATTTCCTAATGGAGTAATCACAAAAAAAAGTTATTCGAACATTGCTCTGATTAAATATTGGGGAAAATATACTGATAGAATACAAATTCCATTAAATTCTTCTATTAGTTATTCTCTAAGTAAAGTATATACAAAAACACGGTTAATATATAGTATAAAGAAAAAAAAAATTTTTCGATAAAAATATTCCTAGATGGAAAAGAAGAAACAAGTTTTCTTCCAAAAACTTTAAAATTTTTTCATAGAGCTTCATTTTATTGTTCTTATCTTAGATATTTTGATTTCGTTATTGAAACTTACAACAATTTTCCACATAGTAGTGGAATTGCATCATCTGCCTCTTCAATGAGTGCCTTAGCTTTATGTATTATGGAAATGGAAAAAAAATTTTACTCTTCCTTAAAAGAAGAAAGTTTTTTTTTAAGAAAAGCTTCTTTTTTATCAAGATTAGGTTCAGGAAGCGCTTGCAGATCTATCTATCCTGGTTTAGTTGTTTGGGGGTATCATAAATCGATAAAAGGAAGTAATAATTTTTATGCTATTCCATATCCATATAAAATACATCCTATATTTCAAAATATTTCAGATACTATATTAATAGTGGATAAAAATCCTAAAAAAATATTAAGTTCAAAAGGACATAAGTTAATGAATAACCATCCTTATGTTAAGGATAGAATTAAAAGTGCTAACAAGAATATGATAAAACTTATTTCTATATTAAAAACAGGAGACTTCCGTAAATTTGGAGAATTAATAGAACATGAGGCATTAACTCTTCATGCAATGATCATGACTTCTAGACCATATTTCTTATGGATAAAACCAAATACACTTCACATTATTTACACTATATGGGAATTCAGAATTCAAAGCAAAAAAAATATCTATTTTACGCTAGATGCAGGTGCTAACGTTCATCTTCTATACCCCATTCAAGAAAGAAAATATATCATAAAATGGATATATAATAATCTTTTTTCTTATTGTGAAAAAATCATAGAAAGTTTTGTTCATAAATGAACTATAGCTATATTTGTTTTTGATATATTCATTCTTTTTTTCATATTTAGTAATTAATTACTATGGTGGTCGTAGCTCAGTTGGTTTAGAGCATCAGATTGTGGTTCTGAGGGTCGCCGGTTCGAATCCGGTCGTCCACCCTTATTATTTTATTATTATGATAATGCTTTTTTTATTCTCGTAAATGCCTCTATAATTTTTTCTTCTGAAGAAGCATAAGAAATACGTATACATCCACTATCTCCGAAAGCACTTCCACTAACAGTTGCTACATTAGCTTTTTCCAATAATAAATTAGAAAAATCATCAGAATCTTGAATAATTTTACCAAATAATCTTTCTCCAAAAAATTCTGAAACATTTGGAAAAATATAAAAAGCTCCATTAGGTTTATTAAATTGAAAACCAGGAATATCCTTGATCATATCTAAAACTAAATTTCTTCTTTTTTTAAATTCTTTTATCATGTATTCTATTTCAATAGGAGATGATTGTAATGCTGAAATAGCAGCTCTTTGTGCTATAGAGTTTGCACAAGAAGTCATCTGTCCCTGAATCTTATCACAAGATTTTGAAATCCATTCTGGAGCTCCTATATATCCAATTCTCCATCCTGTCATTGAAAAAGCTTTGGATAAACCATTAAGTGTGATCACTTGATTATAAATATTAGGAAATACTGCAATACTAACATGTTTCCCAGAATAACGAATATGTTCATAAATTTCATCAGAAAGTATCATTACATTAGGATATTTTCTAAAAACTTCAGCTAAATCTTTTAACTCTTCGTAAGAATAAACACTCCCCGTAGGATTACACGGACTACTAAAAATAAATAATTTAGTTTTAGATGTAATAACTTTTTCTAATTGTTCTGCATCAATCTTGAAATCATTATCTATTTTTGTAGAAACTATAACAGGAGATGCTTCACACAACTTCACCATTTGTAAATAACTTACCCAATAAGGAGAAGGAATAATGACTTCATCATCTCTATTTAGAAGAGATAGAAGTACGTTCATGATAGATTGTTTTGCTCCAGTAGAAACAACAATTTGGGATGTTGTATATTTCAATTTATTATCACGATAAAATTTTTTGCATATTATCTCTCTTAATTCTGTATATCCGGATACAGGAGTATAATAGTGATAACCTTCATCTATAGCTTTTTTTGCTGCATTCAAAACAAAATTAGGAGGAAAAAAGTCTGGTTCACCCAAACTCAAATTAATGATATCATAACCTTTATTTTTTAATGCTCTAGCTTTAGCAGACATGGCTATAGTTTGCGAATAAGATATATTCTGTAAACGATGAGATAATCTATTTTTCATAGATGTATAAATAATTAATTTGAAATGATTACAAATCTAAATAAATTTATGATCAAATTTATTTATCTATAAAAATCTGCAAAAATGGAATTAATAAAAAAATATTTTCCATATTTATTAGATAAACAACTTAACCAATTGCACTCCTTACAAGATTTGTATTCCTATTGGAATTCCTATGTAAATGTCATATCTAGAAAAACTTTCTATGATTTTTACCAACGACATGTTCTTTTTTGTTTAGGAATAGCAAAAGTATATTCTTTTTTTCCTGGATCATGCGTGATGGATTTAGGTACAGGAGGTGGGTTCCCTGGAATTCCTCTATCTATAGTATTTCCTAAAACAGAATTTATATTGGTAGATTCTATTATGAAAAAAATAAAAATTGTAAAAAATATAGTAGATACTCTTCAATTAGAAAACGTAAGCACCATTTGTATTAGAGCAGAGAAATTAGAAAAAAAATTTGATTTTGTAGTAACCAGAGCCGTGAAAAAAATAGAAACCATTCATCAATGGATAAAAAATAAATTTAAAGATAAATCTTATTCCAATTCCAAAATTATAAATGGAACCTTTTATCTAAAAGGAGGAGATATTTCCGATGAGTTAAAAAAATTTCCTAATGCAATAGAATACTCTTTATATCATTATTTTAATGAACCATTTTTTATAACTAAAAAAGTTGTTTGGATTTCCAATTAAATTAAAAAATTTATAAATAATGAATCCTAAAAAAATTTTTCTAGAAAAAATTAAACAAGAAGGAGGATGGGTAAATGCTCATGCTCACTTAGATAGAGCTTATACTCTAACGAAAAAAAATTTTCGATATTCTTATTTTCCTATCAAAAAAAAATGGTATTTAGTAGACGAAATGAAACGTTTAGCTACAGAATCGGATATTTACATCCGTATGGAAAAAGCTCTAGAATATTTTTTACGACAAGGGACACAAGCTCTGTGTACATTTATTGATGTAGATGAAATAATAGAAGATAAGGCTTTAAATGCAGCAAAAAAATTGAAAGATAATTATGGAAATTACATACATATTTGTTTTGCAAATCAAGTTCTCAAAGGAGTTTTAGATAAAAATTCAAAATATTGGTTTGATAAGTCTATAGAATTTGTGGATATTATTGGGGGGCTTCCAGCTAAAGATTATGGTAAAGAAGATGAACATTTAAATATTTTATTAAAAACAGCTAAGGAATATGGGAAAATAGTACATGTACATGTAGATCAATTTAACACAAGTGAAGAGAAAGAGACTGAGAAACTAGCAAAAAAAACAATTGAACATGGAATGCAAGGAAAAGTGGTTGCTATACATAGTATCTCATTAGCTGCACATGCTAGATCATATCGTTATGAAATATACAAATTAATGAAAAAAGCAGATTTAATGGTAATATCTTGTCCAATAGCTTGGATAGATCATACTAGAAATGAACGTTTGACTCCTAGTCACAATTCCATTACTCCAGTAGATGAAATGATCCCTGAAGGTATTTTAGTAGCTTTTGGAACAGATAACATATGCGATATATACAAGCCTTTTTCTGATGGAAATCTTTGGATAGAATTACGAGTTATGTTAGAAGCTTGTCATTACTATGATATAGATAATTTAGTTAAAATAGCTACTGTAAATGGATTGAGAGTATTAGGATTAAAAAAAAAATAATTCTATTTTTTCCCTTTCTTTTCTGGACGCATTTGTGGAAAAAATAATACCTCTTGAATTGATTTTTTTTTAGTTAATAACATAACTAAACGATCTATTCCAATTCCAACACCTGCAGTAGGAGGCATTCCAAACTCTAAAGCTCTTATAAAATCTCTATCTATGAACATGAATTCTTCCTCTGTTTTTTTTTTAGATAATTTCACTTGTTCTTTTAAACGATAGAGTTGATCTATAGGATCATTAAGCTCTGAATAAGCATTAGCAATTTCTTTCCCATTGATAATAAGTTCAAAACGTTCTGATAAACTTTCATCACAACGGTGTTTTTTTGTTAAAGGACTCATTTCTATAGGATAATCAATAATAAAAGTTGGATTTTGATAATGTTTTTCACATTTTTCTTCAAAAATATTTTCAATAAGTTTAGCTTTACTCATTTTTATATTTTCTTCTATGTGTAATTTTTGACAAACTTTTCTTAAATCACCTTTATCCATACTTTTTATATCAAATCCAGTATGTTTTTTGATAGCATCTAATATAGGAATTCTAGGAAAAGGTGTTTTAAAATTAATATTATCATTTTCTTCTTCATGAAAAAGATCGAAAAGATGCTTCATCATTTTTTCCGTAAAATCCATCATCCAATAATAATCTTTATAGGCAACATAAAGTTCTAAAACTGTAAATTCAGGATTATGAAAACGATCCATCCCTTCATTTCTAAAATTTTTTGAAAATTCATATACTCCATGAAATCCTCCTACAATAAGTCTTTTTAAATAAAGTTCATTAGCTATACGTAAGTATAATGGTATTCCAAGTGTATTATGATAAGTTTCAAATGGACGAGCTATTGCTCCTCCTGGAATGGATTGTAAAACGGGAGTATCAACTTCTAGATATTTTTTTTTATCGAAAAAATTTCGTATTTCTTGTATGATACGAGTTCGTTTTAAGAATATATTTTTAACGTCATCATTAACGATAAGATCTACATATCGCATACGATAACGCTGTTCTACATTTGAGAAAGCGTCATATATTTTTTTATTTTTATCTACTTTTACTTGTGGTAGAGTTCGAATAGATTTAGATAACAAAGTTAATTTATGAACATGAATTGTTATTTCATCCATTTTTGTTTTAAATAAAAAACCTTCTACTCCAATAATATCTCCTATATCTAGAATCTTTTTTAAAAGAATATTATAAGTATCTTCTTTGTTAATTTTATTTGATGTTAAATCATTTTTGGTAAAGTATACTTGTAAACTACCTGTATGATCTTTAATCTCTCCAAAAGAAGCTTTTCCTAGAATACGTAAACGCATTAACCTACCAGCTATGGTTACATTTTCTTTTTCTAGAAAATTTTTTTGTATATTACGGATAGTGTTTGTTATGGGATATTCTTCGGATGGATAAGGGTTTATTCCTAATAATTTTAACTGATCCAATTTTTTTCTTCGTATAATTTGTTGTTCTGATAAATAGGACATAAATTTTATATGATGTAAGTATACAACACATTCACATTTTAAATAATAACGAATGTGGTGTAATAAAGTAGATTTTATAAATTTATCAAAAATTATGAAAAAAAGAACAATTTTTTTCGAAGATTTAGGAATAAAAGAATATCAAGAAACTTGGAAATATCAAAAAAAATTATTTAAGGACATCATACAAAAAAAAATAAACAGAGTTTCTTGTCAAAAAGTAGGTTATCTGCTTTTTGTAGAACATCCCAATGTATATACTATAGGAAAAAATGGAAAAAAAAATAAACATTTATTAGTACCATCAGATTTCTTAAATAAAATAAATGCAACTTTTTATCAAACAGACAGAGGAGGGGATATCACTTTTCATGGACCTGGACAATTAATAGGATATCCTATCTTGAATATGGATTATTTTTTTACTGATGTTCATAAATATATTCGTCTATTAGAAGAAGTAATTATTCATTTTTTGAAATTTTATGGACTAGAAGGAGTAAGAAAAAAAGGAAAAACAGGAGTATGGATGAATAATGATATAGGAAAAAAATCAAGGAAAATATGTGCAATAGGAATTAGAATGAGCCGTTGGGTAACCATGCATGGTTTTGCTTTGAATATAAATACGGATTTGCGATATTTTGATTATATAATTCCTTGTGGAATTCATGATCAAGAAGTCACCTCTTTAAGAAAAGAATTAGAAAAAAAAGAAATTCCATTTGAAATAGTAAAAAACAAGGTTAAAAAATCTTTTCAAGATGTTTTTAACGTAGAATTTAACCACCTTTAACCACCAATAATTTTTTTATCAATTAGATCAGCTATCATAACTCCATCCTTATCTATCTTTCTTAAAAAAACATTTAATAATGTATTTTCATATAATGAATTATATGGGATTTTGGTTCTAATATAATTTTCTGTATAGCCATACATATATTCTTCATTTCTAGAGTTTTTTTCAAATAAAACAGTTTTTTTTGTATTAATTTGTTTTTCACAAAAAGAAATATATTTTTCTTTTGAAAGATTTCGTAAAACTTTATTTCGTTTCCATTGTATTTTTTTATATATATATCCTTCTGACATTTCCATTGTTATAGATTTTGTGTTTGGCCTAGGAGAATAGGTAAATATATGTAAGGATGAAATTTCTAATTTTTTCAAGAAAAAATAAGTATCCAAAAAATGTTTGTGTGATTCACCTGGATACCCAACAATAACATCTGAACCTATATAAGCATCTGGTATCAGTTCTCGTATTTTTTTTACTCTTTCTTCATATATTTCACGTTGATAACGTCTTTGCATCTTTCTTAAAATAATGTTATTACCAGATTGTAAAGGAATATGAAAATGAGGGACAAAACGTTTACTTTTTGATAAAAATTCAATACATTCATTTTTCAATAAATTAGGTTCTATTGAGGATAAACGTATTCTTACATTTTCTTCAATTTCATCTATAGCCTGTATTAAATCAAAAAATGTGTATAATCTACGATTGTATCCATAATATTTGTCATATATTTTTCCATAATCTCCTATATTAATACCTGTTAATACTATTTCTTTAACTCCTCTATTAAAAATAAATCTTATCTTATCTAAGATATTTTGCATTTTTTCAGAACGAGAATTTCCTCTTGACATAGGAATTGAACAATAACTGCATTTATAATCACACCCATCCTGTATTTTTAAAAAAGAACGGGTTCTATCTCCAATAGAAAAAGATGGAGAAAAAGAATAATGATTTTTTAATTTTGAAAAAATACTAATACTATTCTTGTGAAAAAAACTTTTATTAAGATAATCTACTATTTTAAATTTTTCTTCATTTCCTAATATTAGATTTACTCCAACAATAGTTGAAACTTTTTTTGGATTAAGCTGAGCATAACATCCTATTGCTACAATCATAGCTTCAGAATTTTTATTCCTAGCAGAACGTACAATACGCTTGAATTCTATTTCTGCATTTTTTGTAACAGAACAACTATTAATTACATAAATATCAGCATAACTATTGAAAGAAACTTTTTGATAGTAATATTTATCGAATTTTTTTGATATAGTAGAGGTCTCTGCATAATTTAGCTTACAACCCATTGTATAAAATGCAACTTTTTTTTTCAATTTTTTGAAGAAAAGTAATTTATAATTCCACTATGACTAGCATCCATTCCTTTTTTTCCTTTTTCCCAATTTGCAGGACAAACCTCGCCACTTTTCTCATAGTATTGAAGCGCATCAATTATGCGAATAGCTTCATTGATATCTCTTCCTAAAGGAAAATCATTTACTAAAAAATGTCTAATAATACCATTCTTATCTATTAAAAATAAACCTCTATAAGCGATTAGTTCTCCTGAAGCTTTCCATTCTTCTTCACAAAAGACCCAATCTCCAGATAAAACTCCATAGTTATGAGATATGGTTTTATTGATATCAGAAACTATGGGATAGGTTACTCCGTGTATTCCACCTTTTTCTTTTGGAATTTGTAACCAAGCCAAATGAGATTGTTCTGTATCTGTAGATACAGCGACAACCTGTACATCTCTTATTTTAAAATCTTTTATTTTATCTTGAAATGCATATATTTCTGTTGGACAAACAAAAGTAAAATCCTTAGGATAAAAAAAAAGTAAAACGTATTTTAGCCCCCTAAATTGTTTTAAAGTAAAATTTTGTACAATATCTTTTCCATTTAACACTGCACTAGCTGTAAAATCAGGTGCTTGTTTTGAGATAAAAGTTTTCATTTTATTATATTTTTTTATACGAATTTACCAAAAAAAATTATACATATCTGTGTAATTTTTTATTAATCTTATTTTTTATGTCAGTTAGATACATAATTCTCTTTAGAAAAGATTTATTTTCAATATTATTATCATGTTTTATGATTTCCTCTTTAATCAATTTCAAAATATATTGAGATTTATATCTTAATAAAAGATCAACAATATATTGATCTATATGTTCCTCATGATAAGTTACTTTTATTCCTTTTTTTTCCCATTTAGATAATGAATAAGATTTTTCATTTTCTTTAACGGTTAAATTTCTTATTTTTTCCCCATTTTTTGAACAAATATTATCAAATATTTCTTGGTTTTTTTTTAAATAAAAACGTAAGTTGAAATCACTAAAAAAATTCAATAATTCCTGAATAATTGTTGTTTCATGCTTTCCTTTTTTTATTATCTTATCTCCATAAGATAAAATTAATTGCATTAATTTTATCTCAAGGGTTAGAAGAAAATTTTCCCTTTTTTTTTCTATTTTACGAATTTTATTTATTTCAACTAAATATTTTTCCTTTACATTTTTTTTTTCTATTTTTTCCAATTCTGAGTTTAGAATTTCTTGTTTAATATTTAGAACTCTGGAGGTTTCTTGCAAGAATAATTCTTTTTGAAGTATATTTTTTATTTTTGAAATGCTATTCAAAATATTTAAAATTAAAAGAGATTTTTTAATGGGTTCATATTTTTTTTTATAAAATTTATCATATATTTTCTTTTTGTAAGAAATGAAATTGTAACTTTTTTTCATTAAAAAATCTTTTAGTTGAGATCTAGAATATCTTCTAGATAAAGAATCTGGATCTTCTCCATTAGAAATAAATAAGATACGTATATTCATTTCTTTTTCTAACATCATATTAACCACTCTTAAAGATGCTTTAATTCCAGATATATCTCCATCATAAAAAAGGATAACATTTTTTGTCAATCTCTTGATTGACAAAATTTGATCTACAGTAAGTGAAATTCCAGAGGATGAAACAACATTTTTTATTCCATTCTGATGAAAAGAAATTACATCTGTATACCCTTCTACTAAATAACAAAAATTTTCTTTTATAATATATTTTTTAGATTGAAATATCCCGTATAATATTTTACTCTTTTGAAATAGAGAACTTTCAGATGAATTTATATACTTTGTTATAAAATTATTAGAATCAATAGTTCTTCCACCAAAACCTACTACTTTTCCTGATAAATTATGTATTGGGAACATAATCCTTTTACGAAAACAATCAAAATAGTTGTTATTTTTCTTAATAACAGTAAGACCAGATTTTTCTATTTCCTGTATTTCAAATCCTTTTTTTAAAGCCTTTTTAGTAAAATAATTCCAAGAAAAAGAAGCGTACCCTAATTCAAATTTCTGAATTGATTTTATATTGAATCCTCTTTTTTGAATTAAATAATTCAATCCATTTTTTTTTCCTTCTTCAGTTAAAAATAACTGTTTTATAAAAATATTTTTAGCATAATCTTGAATTAAATATAATCTTTCATTTCTTAAATTTTTATAGGATTTCTCTTCTGTATATTTTATATTTATGTTATATTTT from Blattabacterium cuenoti encodes:
- the rsmG gene encoding 16S rRNA (guanine(527)-N(7))-methyltransferase RsmG, which translates into the protein MELIKKYFPYLLDKQLNQLHSLQDLYSYWNSYVNVISRKTFYDFYQRHVLFCLGIAKVYSFFPGSCVMDLGTGGGFPGIPLSIVFPKTEFILVDSIMKKIKIVKNIVDTLQLENVSTICIRAEKLEKKFDFVVTRAVKKIETIHQWIKNKFKDKSYSNSKIINGTFYLKGGDISDELKKFPNAIEYSLYHYFNEPFFITKKVVWISN
- the lipB gene encoding lipoyl(octanoyl) transferase LipB gives rise to the protein MKKRTIFFEDLGIKEYQETWKYQKKLFKDIIQKKINRVSCQKVGYLLFVEHPNVYTIGKNGKKNKHLLVPSDFLNKINATFYQTDRGGDITFHGPGQLIGYPILNMDYFFTDVHKYIRLLEEVIIHFLKFYGLEGVRKKGKTGVWMNNDIGKKSRKICAIGIRMSRWVTMHGFALNINTDLRYFDYIIPCGIHDQEVTSLRKELEKKEIPFEIVKNKVKKSFQDVFNVEFNHL
- a CDS encoding amidohydrolase family protein, which gives rise to MNPKKIFLEKIKQEGGWVNAHAHLDRAYTLTKKNFRYSYFPIKKKWYLVDEMKRLATESDIYIRMEKALEYFLRQGTQALCTFIDVDEIIEDKALNAAKKLKDNYGNYIHICFANQVLKGVLDKNSKYWFDKSIEFVDIIGGLPAKDYGKEDEHLNILLKTAKEYGKIVHVHVDQFNTSEEKETEKLAKKTIEHGMQGKVVAIHSISLAAHARSYRYEIYKLMKKADLMVISCPIAWIDHTRNERLTPSHNSITPVDEMIPEGILVAFGTDNICDIYKPFSDGNLWIELRVMLEACHYYDIDNLVKIATVNGLRVLGLKKK
- a CDS encoding pyridoxal phosphate-dependent aminotransferase, yielding MKNRLSHRLQNISYSQTIAMSAKARALKNKGYDIINLSLGEPDFFPPNFVLNAAKKAIDEGYHYYTPVSGYTELREIICKKFYRDNKLKYTTSQIVVSTGAKQSIMNVLLSLLNRDDEVIIPSPYWVSYLQMVKLCEASPVIVSTKIDNDFKIDAEQLEKVITSKTKLFIFSSPCNPTGSVYSYEELKDLAEVFRKYPNVMILSDEIYEHIRYSGKHVSIAVFPNIYNQVITLNGLSKAFSMTGWRIGYIGAPEWISKSCDKIQGQMTSCANSIAQRAAISALQSSPIEIEYMIKEFKKRRNLVLDMIKDIPGFQFNKPNGAFYIFPNVSEFFGERLFGKIIQDSDDFSNLLLEKANVATVSGSAFGDSGCIRISYASSEEKIIEAFTRIKKALS
- a CDS encoding diphosphomevalonate/mevalonate 3,5-bisphosphate decarboxylase family protein, coding for MFLDGKEETSFLPKTLKFFHRASFYCSYLRYFDFVIETYNNFPHSSGIASSASSMSALALCIMEMEKKFYSSLKEESFFLRKASFLSRLGSGSACRSIYPGLVVWGYHKSIKGSNNFYAIPYPYKIHPIFQNISDTILIVDKNPKKILSSKGHKLMNNHPYVKDRIKSANKNMIKLISILKTGDFRKFGELIEHEALTLHAMIMTSRPYFLWIKPNTLHIIYTIWEFRIQSKKNIYFTLDAGANVHLLYPIQERKYIIKWIYNNLFSYCEKIIESFVHK
- a CDS encoding peroxiredoxin, producing MKTFISKQAPDFTASAVLNGKDIVQNFTLKQFRGLKYVLLFFYPKDFTFVCPTEIYAFQDKIKDFKIRDVQVVAVSTDTEQSHLAWLQIPKEKGGIHGVTYPIVSDINKTISHNYGVLSGDWVFCEEEWKASGELIAYRGLFLIDKNGIIRHFLVNDFPLGRDINEAIRIIDALQYYEKSGEVCPANWEKGKKGMDASHSGIINYFSSKN
- the mtaB gene encoding tRNA (N(6)-L-threonylcarbamoyladenosine(37)-C(2))-methylthiotransferase MtaB, encoding MGCKLNYAETSTISKKFDKYYYQKVSFNSYADIYVINSCSVTKNAEIEFKRIVRSARNKNSEAMIVAIGCYAQLNPKKVSTIVGVNLILGNEEKFKIVDYLNKSFFHKNSISIFSKLKNHYSFSPSFSIGDRTRSFLKIQDGCDYKCSYCSIPMSRGNSRSEKMQNILDKIRFIFNRGVKEIVLTGINIGDYGKIYDKYYGYNRRLYTFFDLIQAIDEIEENVRIRLSSIEPNLLKNECIEFLSKSKRFVPHFHIPLQSGNNIILRKMQRRYQREIYEERVKKIRELIPDAYIGSDVIVGYPGESHKHFLDTYFFLKKLEISSLHIFTYSPRPNTKSITMEMSEGYIYKKIQWKRNKVLRNLSKEKYISFCEKQINTKKTVLFEKNSRNEEYMYGYTENYIRTKIPYNSLYENTLLNVFLRKIDKDGVMIADLIDKKIIGG
- the lysS gene encoding lysine--tRNA ligase, producing MSYLSEQQIIRRKKLDQLKLLGINPYPSEEYPITNTIRNIQKNFLEKENVTIAGRLMRLRILGKASFGEIKDHTGSLQVYFTKNDLTSNKINKEDTYNILLKKILDIGDIIGVEGFLFKTKMDEITIHVHKLTLLSKSIRTLPQVKVDKNKKIYDAFSNVEQRYRMRYVDLIVNDDVKNIFLKRTRIIQEIRNFFDKKKYLEVDTPVLQSIPGGAIARPFETYHNTLGIPLYLRIANELYLKRLIVGGFHGVYEFSKNFRNEGMDRFHNPEFTVLELYVAYKDYYWMMDFTEKMMKHLFDLFHEEENDNINFKTPFPRIPILDAIKKHTGFDIKSMDKGDLRKVCQKLHIEENIKMSKAKLIENIFEEKCEKHYQNPTFIIDYPIEMSPLTKKHRCDESLSERFELIINGKEIANAYSELNDPIDQLYRLKEQVKLSKKKTEEEFMFIDRDFIRALEFGMPPTAGVGIGIDRLVMLLTKKKSIQEVLFFPQMRPEKKGKK
- the dnaG gene encoding DNA primase encodes the protein MIISKETKKKILSASCIEDVIGNFVELRKSGINYRGLSPFSNEKTPSFIVSPTKKIWKDFSSGKGGDLITFLMEHENFSYVESLHFLAKKYNINIKYTEEKSYKNLRNERLYLIQDYAKNIFIKQLFLTEEGKKNGLNYLIQKRGFNIKSIQKFELGYASFSWNYFTKKALKKGFEIQEIEKSGLTVIKKNNNYFDCFRKRIMFPIHNLSGKVVGFGGRTIDSNNFITKYINSSESSLFQKSKILYGIFQSKKYIIKENFCYLVEGYTDVISFHQNGIKNVVSSSGISLTVDQILSIKRLTKNVILFYDGDISGIKASLRVVNMMLEKEMNIRILFISNGEDPDSLSRRYSRSQLKDFLMKKSYNFISYKKKIYDKFYKKKYEPIKKSLLILNILNSISKIKNILQKELFLQETSRVLNIKQEILNSELEKIEKKNVKEKYLVEINKIRKIEKKRENFLLTLEIKLMQLILSYGDKIIKKGKHETTIIQELLNFFSDFNLRFYLKKNQEIFDNICSKNGEKIRNLTVKENEKSYSLSKWEKKGIKVTYHEEHIDQYIVDLLLRYKSQYILKLIKEEIIKHDNNIENKSFLKRIMYLTDIKNKINKKLHRYV